Part of the Sylvia atricapilla isolate bSylAtr1 chromosome 1, bSylAtr1.pri, whole genome shotgun sequence genome, GGTGAGCTATAAACAAGGAATCAAGCTCTAGTTAGGAAGGGGTTAGAGAATTTTGCTTTGCCTTGCAAAGTGTGCTGGCAAGGAACAGGAACGTGAGTCTCGCTTATTTTGCTTGCTCTTAAGCACATTGGCTATGGATTGAGTGATGCAGAAATTTTATAGTGCCAAATCAAAGGCTCCAATTCACCAAACTAACAGAATAAATGCTCCGAAATTTATAAGGACTTAATAGGAAAGTTACCTTCAAATCAGCACATATGTTCTTTGCAGAAGAGGTTTTATATCATGGAATCTTGGAATATCTCaagttgaaagggacccataAGGAACATTGAGTCCAAATCCCTGCTCCTTGCATGACTACCTGAAACTTTCCCATGAAGCAAATGTGAGTCCATTGTCAAGCATGGAAGGAATGCATCTATTTCAAATGCCATGAACACTGCCACAGCAATATTTATATCTACTGTAATATATGCACAGACATGGCCCCAGTCCATAACCCTAATAACTACCTCTGTGCAAAGAAAACTAATGTAATATTAGGGCATAATGAAAATTTATATCATCATTACAGTCTTCATTCATTATGATGAACCATCCTGGTTCTGCTTAGGTGGCACTTCCTTACCTGCAGGCATCATTATAATCTCTTTGGAGTCAGCAGAGGTATTTTCTCAGCCTAGGCACTATGCCTCAGGAGCTACCTACAAAGAACCCAGcatagcttctttttttttctctctttttttttttcccccccttctttTTCCAGGACAAAGCAGTTCCTTCTCTTTCAATTTGTTTGAAAGGGTCTACAGACTACTAGCCCCGTTGCaatcactgctgtgagctcCCAGCCCATGGTAACCCTCTTACCTGTTGAGCCTGACTGCAGTTCTGGCACTGCGTGAGCTGCGTGTGTCTCCTTAGCTGAGTGACACCTAAACTGTTGCTGGGGATGATGCTCATGTGGCACCAGCACCAAGGTGCCTTTGCAGGCTTTTGTTTCATTGTGCATGCAGTCGCTTGAGTGAAGTTTGGTTTAGCCTGTGATTACAGGGTAGCCAAGGCAGAGACActcaccttttttccccccagtgtATGTGAATgtttaagttttgttttcaaaggagTTGTGTGAAAAATAAGTTACATCAGTGAGGATAAACCAGCCTAAAAACTGGAATCATAGTGTGATGGACCAGAGCCATAAGTGAACTGAGGCCCTGGCTTTAGGAGTGTACACTTCAGGTATGTGTGTTTTTACTGTAGAGATAGTTCTCATCTAATATTTGTGAAGTGCACTTCATCCCAGTTGACTGTAGAATTTAACAGTGCACATGTTCTTTAACTTCATAATATTTTGATGCAGAGGAAGAAGTGTAGGGTTTGTAAAATCTCTATAAGCCATTGGTTTGCTGTGGCCAAATGAGCTGTTGCTCATCAGGAGGGCAGTGTATTATTGCCTGCGTGCATTCGCTGTCTGTTTCAGtcacaaaggaaaacactttcCTTCAGTCACTGTTATTTTCCTTCACACTTGCAGCAGACTAGGAATACACACATGTCCTGTTAATATGAATCAGATTGTGAGCTGTGACTCACTAGGCTGTAGTAACTTGATTTTTTGCAACAGCTATGCATATCTGTGATTAACAAAGATTGTCTTGGCCAATGTTAGAGCTGTGACTAAAGCCAATCTTGTTAGGCATTCATCATCCAGATTTATTTCCTTGTCAAAAGTTTTCTTAAATAACGTTTCTTTGAAGAAACATTGTCATGCCATCAATTTTCCCAGGCAGATGTACTGATTgaagtaaatgtatttttcatgcCACTCAAGAACTGAATGACAGATCATGCACCAAATACAATAAATGTAACTATTGTTTTTATTCTTACTATGATCATTACTGTATCACAAGATCGATGGCAGCAGCATCTCATAAGAGCAGAGACACATGTACATATTAATAAAATTCCTCCTCCCAGGTGAAAAGGTTTTCAAATCACCTGAGTGATTGTTTTTTTGAGATGGCCCAGACATCATTTCTCATTTCCCAGAATGGAGCAGCCTTCTATCAGGTTTTCCACTCTTTCTGCGTATCTGTTACTTTTTGTGGGATTCAAAAGCTTTTAGGCACTGTGCAGTACATCTCCACATGTGATGCGTCAGAAAATAGTATCAGCCCCATGGAATAGCCTGTCACAGGATTGCATTTCTCTAGGCTAATGTACTGTTGAGCAACAGCTTATTTCATACACATACCATATTTTAACATATATCTTTTCCAAATTGTCCCTCCATCCTGTCCAGTCTCTGGGTAGAGAGGGGTGctaattttctctgaaatctatttctttctcctccattgtttctttcttttgcagaaaagatgCTGCCAGTGCTTACAGAAAATTGGACTGAAGGTGATCCTTTCAGGATGAGCCTCCAAACAGTGGGGATGTTGCTGATACCATTAGGGctggctgtgcagctcctggagtAGCAGGAGCACCTCTGGGTTTTTGAACCAGCCCCttgcagtgcttttctttccacCTTGGGAATGTTTTTacttcccagctccctctctcctccttttcttcgTTTACTCAGCcaccttcctgcttttctctgctggatTTCTGCTGATGCTTGCTCATCTGGAGTGACTCCAGTGGCTCCCTTGGATTCCCTAGGAAGTCCCAGGAGGGAAGAAGAACTATGGACTTCAACCTGATGCCCATGTTGCCAGACCCTTTCCACTGCTCCAACATGCAGCTGAGCTCTGTATTAATGAGCACAATATCCCTCCTGTCCTTACAGCAGTTTTGCATCAAGAGAGCCAAATGAAGGCTGCACTTTTTTAGAGATGCCCATTTGGAGGCTGTGCCTGAGGGTCAGGGCGttgcctgctgctggcagacagGGACCAAGGGACTCTTGTAGTCATCAACTGCAGCTGAGGGAGGAAGGATGCCTTTGCAGAGCTGTAATGAAGAGAGGGTACTGCTCACCAAATAATATTGCAGTGATTGAAGAGTAGATCAAAGAACTGTGATTTATAGTGCCAGCAGTTGGTTTATGGCTTGCTGTGCATGTAGCAGGCTGAACTGGCCATATCATTGCTGTATCTCTGAGCCACCCCAGCTATCAAAACTTGAAAATGAGTAGCTGTATGAGCTTCTGGTTTTGAATTCTGTATCTACATACAATTTCCAAAGAGGTGTTCTCAGTGTTATGTGTCTCTCAGATCTGCTAGAAATATCAAATAGTACAAAATTACTGGTTCCGGCTTCATACAAAAGGGACTTTGACTGTATGGTTATCATGAAGACccttttgaaacagaaaaaataatgtcacCTTCTTTCAGGTCAGCATGTCTCCTCTGTAGCCAGTGGTTTAGCATGATTACAGCTCAGATCTCTTAgatattctgcatttttcagggAGTGATGgacttggaaagaaaagagaacttCATTACCAGCCTCTGGTTTTCTTCAGACTATTTCAATATTGGAATGAGTTGATAAGATAACTGAGGAAGTTTTTTACAGGTCCTGGCAAAATTAAGCCTCCAAATGTTGTATTTTTTGCAAATCCCAAAGAAAGAGATAGAAGGGAATGGTTCAAATAACTGTGAGCATTTCTGAGGTCATTGTTATGTAAAATACACAGCTCTCTCTACTGATACAGAGTTTGTATCAAAGATCAGTTTAGCTGTAGGGAACCACAGGCTGGCTTCAGTGCCTTATGTAGTTTCTAAGATGATTTctgtgcacagccccagagctgacAACGTGTGGACACAtgtgtagaagaaaaaaactgctgggtatcaattatttaaataagaagTAGTGTCTTCTGATTTAGGCCATTTATTTTGATCACAGTTTTTGATAAACTCCCAGGGAAGGGTCTTCCTCTGATTGTGCATAGGATCCAAAGGCAGCAAGGGCAGTTGCAGTGGTGAAAATCTGAGAAGAAAAACTTGCCTGTATTTATTTGTTGTATGTTTATTAATGATAATGTGTATTGTTGCCATTTGGACTATAGTCTTGTATTAGTTacttttttgtaaaaaaagtgtttgaaaaatgtactataattttataattttaaagtcATCCATTTGAAACAACTTGGTAAGCGTGCTCTTTCACCACTCCAGTATTTTCTGAAACCCTCACAATGTCCTTCGAATGTTGACAGTTCCTCTTTGCTtttagagatttatttttctgctgacaAACTTAGCTCAGTTAATCAAaaccttatttttcatttctctctcacTCCCCTATCCTGACAAAGAGCAGTAGGTAGCAATTGCTAACTAATGAATCTTTCTGGTGCCAGTGAAGGATTTGATTATATGCCCAGACTCCAAATAGAGCCCTTTTTGATTTTCTTGTGAATaggaggcagagaaaagatTGTATTTGGCCTCATGTTTTAAGCAGAACAGATAGAGGACTAGTCTTACTTCAGTTCAGTgatggactgtttttttttaattagttggaatttttttatgtgaaaatgCTTCTCTCCTTATTTGAAACAATCAGAGCAGATGAGACAAAAGCTGAGGTTGCAGGTTTAAGAACTGATGATGCCCATTCTGGTTACAGCCATTCTaccttccctgtgctgtgagCCCAGGAGTTCTCCTTGTTTTCAGGCtgtgcagcacagggatgatACAGGGACAAAGAAACTTGGGCTAGTGGTAGCTAAGGAGCTTGAATTGTCTGTAAAATGAAGAGATGCAAATTACAGGAATTGCAAAGTCAGTAGTTAAATTCTTAGCATAGCTCCTCACTCTTTCCCTGCacttacatggaaaaaaatgtaaatactaCTACCCTGGACTGTATCTACTCGCCACTCTGGGCTTATCTCTAATTCACAAGGACTTcccctttttaaaatcaagactGAGGACTGCAAATAAATCACATGGCTTCCTGACAGAATTAAATACTGGTAGGTGGGTGACAAGTCATTAGAGCATGGTTATGATTTGACTTTCTAACATAAAATGCTAGAGAGATCTTCACTTGAATGGTAGCACCAATGACAGCacagacaggttttttttctatttgttcaGCTGCTTCTAGAGAGTTGGTTAGACTCTGCTTCTTCAGAGAAGATTAgacttcttctttaaaaaacGTAGACTGGTACCAAATTTGTTAAGGTTTGGCTTGAGGGATGCACTCTGTGAGCCTTGGTAGGAGATGTGTTCCCCACCTTCAGCTTTGGACTTGGGCTGGCCAGGAGTGAGCCTtccccagtgctgtgccaggTCAGAGAAGTCCCACACCATGTCAGCACCTGGCTGGGTGCTGACACCCTCTCTCAGACCACCTCCAAGCAGGGAGGCTGAGGTGAGGCCCTCAAAAAGTTtgacatgtattttaaatatttgtcttctTCATTTTACTTGAGAAGTCAGGAAATCAATGCTCAAAAGTTCCCTGGTTGAGAACTGTAGCACTGTATACCAGATTTCTTGATGCAGGTGGAAGAGGTTTGTATTCTTTCATAGGATGAGATTTATCCAACTGTGTTGCTTATCAGCATGGACAAATATATTTCACTTCCTTGCTGAAACAAGCTGGCTCACTTCCCTGCTTTTATGTAATTAATGAAGTTTTTGTTGTCTGTTCTGGTGTGATTTTTCAAAGACAtgtgaaacagcaaaacacactGGTAGAATGACAAACAGTAACAATTCATCCTTAGAGTCTTGTCCAGAAGTAGAGAGGATTGGACCACAGCCCCAGACTAGAGAAGGTGGTCAGTTCCCAGAGAAGccccctgcagcacctgcagtcAGAGTGTGCCATTCCATGAGATGTAGTGTTGGGAACAGAGGCTTTTCTTGCAcactgctttctgctttgcctGATGCTGCTATAGAGAATGGCTCCAAGGGAAggtccttttcttctttctccttttgagaagggagaggagggaagagagcagaaaaacagtgttttgaTCTGCCTTTTTCTCATTCTGGTTGCACAAACACACCAGCGCATTtctctaaattaaattaagcaAACCTTTCATGTTCTCTCCCTGCTTCCAGAAAGCTAATGTGGCTGCTTGCAGATTTGCAGCTCCAGAGGAGACAAAGGTCTGTAGTGCACACAGACTCAAGTGCTGAGCAGTGTCATGCTGAAAGAACTGCACAAGCTTTAATAGCATATAAAAGCTTTCTGGGCATCAagcaaaaatctgtttaaatcCCTGACAGGGATGAGAGCACAGCACGTATTATCAGCATATGCACAGAGACAGAAAGTCTCTCAGAACACTTGCATTTTGAATTTGCTGAAATTAGAAGGTTTCAATCTTTCCAAAAAGGTTGAAATGGTGGAAGGAGTAGTTTTAAGACTTGAATTTCTCCCTGTCcctatataaatatttaaggctcttccctctcctcttcacACGTGCCTGAGTTACACTGATCCCAATGGCAATTTTTTCTCAAATGTATGGAATGGAAAAACCCATAGGCTTCTCTTTAATGGTAATAATCATAGTTTCCTACTCAGATGGTGACAATCCCAAGTATTCCTTGCCCCGCATGGTGAAGGACTGACCCCCACCATGCATGGCATGGAACATGCAGCAAAAAGATTGTCCCCAGGCTGCAATTCCTCATGAACAGAGATCCTTTTCCTAGCAAGCACGTATCTTGAGATACAATGCCTGGACAGACCTCAGATAAAATGTGGCAGGCGTTTGTGAGGCAGAGTGATGCATGCTGAACTGGAGCAGAACACGATGCTTTTGTGGATCAGTGGTGAGCAGGTCAGATAATGAGGTAGAATATATTGGTTCTTTGGGGGGAAAATTGCTATTTCAGGAAGGTTTGACGCTAGGGATGTTTTGTGTaagatttcctttattttgaaaactaatTTGCCAGGCTAAAATTCCTCTGCAAAGAGTCCCTGTAACTCAAGGACTATTACAGTAGGGATCTGTATCAAGTGGCATAGCTGGAGCTACCAGTTAGAGGAATATAGGGCAGGTGGATGAATGCTTTCTCCATTATCAAACagatgcaaaagaaattatttcagggGCAGGAAAAGAAGTGCTATTAGGTTGAAAATGTCGACTCAGTCACCAATAGCCATCTGTAAagagaatgagagagaaaattaagagGAGAAGACCATGGCCACTGAATAGAAGATTCTTGCCTAatttaagaggaaaatgagTATGTCTCTACTTATCTGATTAAGGAGAAGATAAACAGGAGTGAGTTGAAGAAAGTTCTTTCCCTTCTTGTCTGTTAACTGGATGTGACTGCCATTTCAGCGGTGACGgccctccctccctccagtTTCAGCTACTCAAATGGCAGCAGAGAAAGACTGGGAATAGGCAATGTGGATAAGCTAGTTATTGAATGTTTGGACTGTGACCCCCTTCTTCTTCCAGTCAGGCTGTTAAATATTCATGTAAGTGGGCTCAGATAGATCCGTGCCATCTGTCTGTATTTATATGACTTCATCCAAACAGCTCCAAAACATGTAAAATTTTTATACTTGAACAGCTCTTcaaagaaaaagggatttttttttacctaccTGAAGGGAACAGGAATGAAAATACAATGTGATTTAGCAAGTATCAACATTTATTCATCTGAACTCCATCAGCAAGGAcccaaattcagcttttttaagTGCCAGGCCCAGCTGTAGCCCAAGGGTCTCCAGGCAATGATCATATTTAGTGTCATAATTTATACCCAAAGTGTTCCACAGCTCATCTAATATTGGTCATTaagcataaaaaaatctgtatgcAACTAAGAAGGAAACCGGAGATTCTTCACTACATGTGTGTGTGGGTACAGAATGAAAGTACTTGAGGGAGAGAAATCAGTAATAAGCCCATTATTTAGCCTGCACTGTATTCAGTTGCACACCTTGATGACCAGATAAAAGGGGACTGTCATGCAAGCTTCAGTAAACAGTGTGCCATATGGACAATTCCACGAGGGAACAGATTGTCACAGCTACATTTGACCTGTTTCAGAGCAGTCGTGACTCTCCCTTGGCACTATGGATGCGCTGATGCGCTGCTGACATTTCAGCAGAACTGCTTCAAAAACACTTGAGTGCCATTGTCAGAATAGTGCGGCATTTATGAGTGAGAagcaatttcttcattttaaattaagcaGCAAGCCCTGTACTTCTCCTCTACTCAGAGCCTCTTAAAACAGTCTGAgcaggaaagagggagaagaaaagaacaagaaggAGTACAAGAGTACTGAGATGACAAAGCCAGGCTTTTTGGTGTACCTGTGTTAAGTTACTAAGTACATGCGCTTGTGTCATTCATACCCTTCAGGGATTTGAATCTGAACCTCAGATTCAGCTCACAGAAGCCCCTGCATGGGCAGGTTGTCACAGAAGAGATGTTTGTGAGATGGCTGAGGTGGGTGATTGGTTTCATGCCTGCTCCCAGAAGGGAGATTACTTTTTCCTGTTCAGGCCCTCACCTTTGAGCTCCTTTTGGACAGGagtgcattttgaaaataaaaaggaatacGTTTTCACTGTGGTGCTTAAAAAattcttacatttattttggaaGCATGCCAGAGGGGGTCTTTGTGCCTTGAAAACATTTCAATATGGTGTTATTCTTTTATGGCTCTTTCTCCTTGGCTTGGTCTTTTAGAATAGCCTGGAGGCTTTCAGCTTACTCCATCGATAAAATGTTGATgatgattttttctttcctccccactGTTTTTCAGGCATTGGGAAAAACGTCATCTGTGACCGAACGGCGACTCCCCTGGATGCCTTCAGGATGATGACTGCGGCTCATTATTACCCAAAGCTCATGAGCATCATGGGGAACGTTCTGCGCTTCCTGCCTGCTTTTGTGAAGATGAAGCAGCTGATCCAGGAGGGTTACGtgggggagctgctggtgtgCGAGGTGCAGGTCCACAGCGGGAGCCTGCTGGGCAAGAAGTACAACTGGAGCTGCGATGACCTGATGGGAGGCGGGGGCTTGCACTCGGTCGGCACCTACATCATCGACCTGCTGACCTTCCTCACCAGCCAGAAGGCCGTGAAGGTGCACGGGCTGCTCAAGACCTTCGTGAAGCAGACGGACCACATCAAGGGCATCCGGCAGATCACCAGCGATGACTTCTGTACGTTCCAGATGGTCCTGGAAGGGGGCGTGTGCTGCACGGTGACGCTCAACTTCAACATCCCGGGGGAGTTCAAACAGGACATCATCGTGGTGGGCTCGGCGGGGCGGCTCACCGTGATAGGCACGGATCTCTACGGACAGAGCAACAGCTCTCCTCAGCGGGAGCTCCTGCTGAAGGACTCCACGCCAGTCAGCAACTCCTTGCTTCCGGAGAAAGCCTTCAGTGACATCCCGTCTCCCTACCTGCGGGGCACCATTAAGATGGTCCAGGCTGTCCGGCAGGCCTTTGAGGACCAGGACGACAGGAGGACCTGGGACGGGAGGCCTCTTACGATGGCTGCCACTTTTGACGACTGTCTGTACGCCCTGTGCGTGGTGGACACCATTAAAAAGTCAAACCAGCTGGGGGAGTGGCAGAACATTTCAATCATGACTGAGGAGCCAGAACTGAGCCCGGCATACTTGATCAGCGAAGCCATGCGGAAGAGCAGGATGTCTCTGTACTGCTAGCTCCTCTGAGCTCCTAGGAAATAATAGGAACCAGACAGCTCTTGAAGAAAGAGATGGTAATTCTGCCCCTGTGAAGGGCTTGGAAAGGTCTTAGAAACAGCCGAGGATACGGGAGAAGGAAACACAGTGTCAGGATCAATTAAATCTGTTGGCAGCTAAATGCCAAACTGATATGGTCCTTTGAAATGCCCAAAACGGACAGGAGACTTAAGAGCTGATAAACTTAACTGTTTTAATAACAGTGTTAGATGGCTGATTGCAAAGATATATCACAGACTCATCCCCTGCTTGCAGGTGCTTTAGATTATCCAATTGTGTTTACTGTGAAAGGTTAGGAAGATCCTTTTAGATTTTCCTTACCTACCAGAGGGCTGTGAAGGTACTGTCATGTCGTTAAATTTTCTGTAATGTCTGACATGAATGGTTTCTACAATGACAGCTGACACCACCATGCTGTATTACTACACCTCTAACCAACACACAGAATAACAGGACTTGATGTGAAAGTGTTGCAGGATTCAGAAGATCTTGGCAGCTCACTTTTCATACAGCCTGTTAGGAGCTTCTCTGTGTTGGTTTAGTAGTtgtcttttgtttggtttggttttgcgttttgttttgttttgttttaagcacaattaaataggaaaatgtGTGGCTTTTAAAACAGAGCAGTCCTCAACCACAGTGCATATGCCCAGGTATTTGGGGAAGGAGGGGTCTTCTGTGAGCTCCTGGTAAGCATCAGTGTTATGGATTTCCTGATTAAAACGGGTGGTGGAAAACCTTCATGGATGGCAGGTGGCGTGACATAGTAATGATATGGGGTTTATTATACAGCCAACCTCAGGCTAGTCTTACAAAGATTTGCACAAAATTTCCTGCATTTGGGATTGACTTTTGAGTGAATTTGTGGTGCATTTTGGTTTTAGGTGGGAAACAGTAGAATATAACCCAAAACCATGCGATGTTTAGATGAGCAGTGTTCTTTTAAACCACTGTGAACTCGCACTTGAGAGATGCACACCAACAAGTAATTTCACATCTCCCTCAGCCCAGAAGTTCTCACCTCCACCAAGTGGTGAGTGtgagtgaaaaacaaaagggatgAGAACATTTCCCATCTatttacaggggaaaaaatgacatAGGATCCCCTGCCTCCTCACCTCCTTAAAGTGGCCAGCTACTGGTACTGTATTAATCATTCCCTCTCACCAGTGCAGGGGTGGACAAActcttttgctgtgtttgtccTGTTCGTCTTTTTAATACTTTAGATAGCAGTcttgaaataattattcttttgaGAGTATCGTCTTGAAAGAATATAGTGAAAGGCACATGATTTATACCAGTAAACAGGGACactgtttttctgtgtaaagctgctccagtgctgaTGTGTTTACAGCGCTAGGTCTTCAGATAGTAAAAAAGTAGAACACAAGCATATAGCACTAAATCATATTAAACTTGAGAAAAACCTTTCCAGAGTTCTTTGTTAATTTTGACTAGGAGAAATAAGAGAACATTGGGATGAGCAGTAAATCTAAAGTGGAAATATGTTTTTGAACAGGAGAGCATTAACAGTGTTGTTCATCTTAACTGGCTTTAGTCAGCTCAGAGTTGGATGTCTTGTTCTGATCAGCAAGAACACAGCAGTCAATACAGAGAGAGGTCTCCAAAGGCTGACTCAGTTCACCCTAGGATTAATATAGAAAGAGGTGCCTACGGGAAATGCCTGTCTTCCTCCTTTGCAGAGAGTTTTGGCTTCTAAATTTTGATGTGTCTGAAGTTAGAAAACTTGACTCCCAGCCCAAAATTATTCATGTGTGCTTAATATTTCAAGAGCATATGTGTGACCTTTCGTTAAACAGTCCCCAAAGTGTAATAGTGTGACTGATGAAGGAATAATGTAATACTGCAAAACCACACCCTAGGGGAGAATTGTTTCTATCCATGTTGTTCTGCCAGTTCTAGCAACTCTCTCTGGGGCTGTTTCTGCTAAAACCTCGGGCAAGGCTTCATCATTTTTTCTTGGAAGCAGCCCTTGACaagtttggttgtttttctttaaaatgggTTTCTCTGAGAATTCCAGAGGTAGTCTGTGTCAATAGGAATTTCCCATTGCAACTGTTGTGGTATATACCATGCTATCCCGTTTCTGCCCTGAAAAGTAAGTAATACAGAAGAAAGAACTGGATCGAGAAATCATCTGTCTGTCTCCTGAAAATTAGAATTACCCCCGAGGAGATCAAGAAAGTTTTCATCCAATGAAGCAAAACCTATTTACTGAAAAGAGTGGCTAGTTCGAGTCATGAATGTAAGCCTGGTGGATAATTAACTATGTCTAGTTAAACATCATCCAAAAGTGGAACCAAACATGGACCAATTGTTTGTGAATCTTGCTTCTCAGTGGTTTGACAATTGTCCTGGAGTTGCCGTTCATGTCTTTGCACT contains:
- the GFOD1 gene encoding glucose-fructose oxidoreductase domain-containing protein 1, with product MLPGVGVFGTGLTARVIVPLLKAEGFAVKALWGRTPEEAEELAKEMSVPFYTSRIDEVLLHQDVDLVCVNLPPPLTRQVAVKTLGIGKNVICDRTATPLDAFRMMTAAHYYPKLMSIMGNVLRFLPAFVKMKQLIQEGYVGELLVCEVQVHSGSLLGKKYNWSCDDLMGGGGLHSVGTYIIDLLTFLTSQKAVKVHGLLKTFVKQTDHIKGIRQITSDDFCTFQMVLEGGVCCTVTLNFNIPGEFKQDIIVVGSAGRLTVIGTDLYGQSNSSPQRELLLKDSTPVSNSLLPEKAFSDIPSPYLRGTIKMVQAVRQAFEDQDDRRTWDGRPLTMAATFDDCLYALCVVDTIKKSNQLGEWQNISIMTEEPELSPAYLISEAMRKSRMSLYC